The Clarias gariepinus isolate MV-2021 ecotype Netherlands chromosome 7, CGAR_prim_01v2, whole genome shotgun sequence genome includes a window with the following:
- the bicra gene encoding BRD4-interacting chromatin-remodeling complex-associated protein isoform X2, protein MDDEDGRCLLDVICDPQALNDFLHGSETQEHVPEVQPPAQLSTNEPSGLPRVSVDLDFLEDDDILGASPEEGDSESNGVGSNHEPCDILQQSLAEANITEQSLQAEAELDLSSFGLTSLTQVVQPLPEASMSGVGIAGTTQIFPGQGTTTTPSSTTTDMLGSVLAHQGMQLQPQVMNKAINVQPFMQQVGLGNVTLQPISSLQTLQNGSQSGHLGIGQIQVVGQSAVMTINSSGQHILTKTMGSYPLQQPALDATSTGAQAGLGGSVLSSGGGLLIQGGKATLASPALNGPAICVSSTNTISSGTTMAAPSGIVGFARGPLNTGTQPQTQNQVMQNVIIQRTPTPIQPKPPQGSAIQPKSFKQQQQLQATHTLQNDASKALGVQQVPVSAAQNVAFLTGKPSSNVVLSTQTTTQATQFSQALFKQHSNPTSGKPLSVHLLNQQGSIVIPSQAVLQGQNHQFLLPQLQTGGQILAQQTGGHIITSSGPGGQIIAANQILATNQNINLGQVLTPQSHPGAAHILSGPIQLQPGQMGHPALFQMPVSLAQTQNQAHSVTGHVQTVIQGMPIQSSLSIEGLSPAVSLQPTLQQQVGGVTGNSSSGVAAIPQCQPSESITELGTSTEQPAQTQPQPSILTVQTGPSVSATMLIPSSTSPSSTVTTSTTSLSTMGLVSQVQHSPGKVLFTPPSSSIILSQEPVQMFLQQDHQHQAGKDPPASVGVPASVIVSGGSSGSAPTAHDGPLTETRPGENASPSLGSADMAALVNKVSSAAQQQAVKIQSASPSPSAAPHNATPTLSDSPQPSQASPLIQIQSPHPPQSRPPSQPQAQPPSQSQAPSRSCTPSSIPPLFIIHNSIGSSPQPSQPVAQAPPQQPKPVQVQIPQVLSQPVVLQQEQLPASSCSPKPPQVSSSQLHYVTPAVCTTAGAVLKQQVPGLTAEQQHHLQLVSAQLQTMSSITQLSPQQKQLREKLSQVQQNILLQAKQQQQQQQQQQQLQTQPQASQFSKVPEKPPASLVNPSTSSGGSGSVTSLLQQKSVFIKSSGSGSNDGQVFLGPSGPSGVTVNQGKSPLNLPQSVQAKPGVISAVGGLALSKPGLQIQVVGSGLQQMSNLQSSALVQTQTSALKRPLSMEPSKEARILEQLRKFQASVLHPDYSSPFHSFEDTLYRLLPYHVYQGMAPSPQDYCKVDDEFENVSSQLLKRTQAMLDKYRHLLFEESRRLGPSAEMVMIDRMFIQEEKIALNQDRILAKEKPEEFVASSCLVNRIAESGVKPAAVELSSVKTGPAAMELSSVKSAVATVQAASAPAPASTSVTAAPTANPAPVPFPPTKLVIKQGGGGALVSWSTSCTPVPASVVRPCAKVTGLSSERSFGPSSSSTHSADDDDEDDDALPQRTSKPPIKTYEARQRIGLKLKIKQEAGFSKVVHNTALDPVHLQPQHTPLPQVPDPPPKTRLPVTQPSVVQRTSPSTINSSASVTFSAVTTHAGTGTTTSSAVQPPSVSLGWSSLSSSLSSSTSSAQVNGTPEHYEVSGAKRDPTSTSGPQPTTCRLPLRKTYRKNISPHHRPGVPGGGDVGPVQSAAPASSPPVERTVIASVKLEQQGVCKTPHTHIDPGSQGLASVEHEFYHGIKNAYQQQQQGSDKEDEEDGNPGDHMGRVMGHMSKNCEWAVGTFRMDQHAPGPPSLGETSWARDSSLPAKRSKSDSPDMDNASFSSGSPPLDNSLNEHLQCAIDSILNLQQGPPSRGAVDRVFAGNLTNQHQTHHRQGTASSSTSSYRHTVTSSSSPSSSSISQHPQLGGRGQNGNLVSQTHSR, encoded by the exons ATGGATGATGAAGATGGCAGGTGCTTGCTAGATGTAATTTG TGACCCACAAGCTCTTAATGACTTTCTTCATGGATCAGAAACGCAG GAACATGTTCCTGAAGTCCAACCACCGGCTCAGTTGTCGACAAATGAGCCATCTGGGCTTCCTCGGGTCAGTGTTGATTTGGACTTCTTAGAAGATGACGACATCCTTGGTGCCTCACCAGAAGAAGGAGATAGTGAAAGCAATGGTGTTGGGTCAAATCATGAACCTTGTGATATTCTGCAGCAGAGTCTGGCAGAAGCCAATATCACAGAGCAGAGCCTTCAAGCAGAGGCTGAGCTTGACCTCAGCTCATTTGGGCTCACTAGTCTGACACAGGTGGTCCAACCACTGCCTGAGGCTAGTATGTCTGGGGTGGGCATTGCAGGAACTACTCAAATCTTTCCTGGCCAGGGCACCACTACCACACCTTCCAGTACAACCACCGACATGCTTGGCTCCGTTCTGGCACACCAAGGGATGCAGCTTCAACCCCAAGTCATGAACAAAGCCATTAACGTCCAGCCATTCATGCAGCAAGTTGGACTTGGAAACGTGACCCTTCAACCCATTTCAAGTCTTCAGACGCTACAAAATGGAAGCCAGTCGGGACATCTGGGCATCGGACAGATTCAAGTTGTGGGCCAATCCGCTGTAATGACTATCAATTCATCAGGGCAGCACATCCTGACCAAAACCATGGGCAGCTATCCTCTACAGCAGCCTGCACTTGATGCCACGAGTACTGGGGCTCAGGCTGGTCTTGGAGGTTCTGTGCTTAGTTCTGGAGGCGGACTGTTGATTCAGGGAGGCAAGGCCACTCTAGCATCTCCAGCATTGAATGGCCCGGCTATTTGCGTCAGCAGCACTAACACCATTAGCAGTGGTACAACAATGGCTGCACCCAGTGGTATAGTGGGATTTGCTCGTGGACCTTTAAATACAGGGACTCAGCCTCAGACTCAAAACCAAGTCATGCAGAATGTCATTATCCAGCGAACACCAACTCCAATACAGCCCAAACCTCCTCAAGGCAGTGCCATCCAGCCGAAATCcttcaaacagcagcagcaactaCAGGCCACACATACATTGCAAAATGATGCCAGTAAAGCTCTTGGTGTGCAGCAAGTTCCAGTATCTGCAGCTCAGAACGTAGCCTTCCTCACTGGCAAGCCAAGTTCAAATGTAGTACTGAGTACACAGACCACCACACAGGCGACGCAATTCTCACAAGCCCTGTTTAAGCAACATAGCAATCCTACATCGGGCAAACCTCTTAGTGTTCACCTGCTCAATCAGCAAGGCAGCATTGTCATTCCGTCCCAGGCTGTTTTACAAGGGCAGAATCATCAGTTCCTCCTGCCTCAGCTTCAGACTGGAGGTCAAATCCTGGCCCAGCAAACCGGAGGACACATTATTACCAGTTCCGGGCCGGGTGGACAAATTATTGCTGCCAATCAAATCTTGGCAACCAATCAAAATATCAATCTAGGACAGGTATTAACCCCTCAAAGTCATCCTGGTGCTGCCCATATACTTTCTGGACCAATACAGCTTCAACCTGGTCAGATGGGACACCCTGCCCTGTTCCAGATGCCCGTTTCCCTAGCCCAGACGCAGAATCAGGCTCATTCAGTTACAGGACATGTTCAAACTGTTATACAAGGCATGCCTATACAGAGTTCCTTGTCGATAGAGGGGCTCAGCCCAGCTGTCAGTTTGCAGCCGACTCTTCAGCAGCAGGTTGGCGGTGTTACCGGCAACAGCAGCAGTGGAGTAGCAGCCATTCCACAGTGCCAACCAAGTGAGAGCATAACTGAACTGGGTACCTCCACTGAGCAACCAGCCCAAACCCAGCCCCAACCCTCTATCCTTACTGTCCAGACAGGTCCTTCAGTTTCAGCCACTATGCTGATTCCCTCCTCTACATCTCCATCTTCTACAGTAACTACATCTACAACTTCCCTCAGCACAATGGGCTTGGTCTCCCAGGTCCAGCACAGTCCAGGAAAGGTGTTGTTCACTCCTCCAAGCTCAAGCATTATCCTTAGCCAGGAGCCCGTGCAGATGTTCCTGCAGcag GATCATCAGCACCAAGCAGGGAAAGACCCACCTGCCTCTGTGGGTGTGCCTGCGTCTGTTATCGTCAGCGGTGGCAGCTCTGGTTCCGCCCCTACAGCCCATGATGGCCCATTAACTGAAACTCGCCCAGGGGAGAATGCGAGCCCTTCCCTTGGCTCTGCTGACATGGCAGCATTGGTTAACAAG GTTTCATCAGCAGCGCAGCAGCAAGCTGTAAAGATCCAAAGCGCCTCACCTTCTCCGTCCGCGGCCCCTCACAATGCGACGCCGACTTTATCGGACAGCCCGCAGCCATCCCAGGCTTCACCCCTTATTCAGATTCAGTCTCCTCACCCTCCACAGTCCCGTCCCCCCTCTCAGCCCCAGGCACAGCCCCCTTCTCAGTCCCAAGCACCTTCTCGATCATGCACACCTTCATCTATACCTCCCCTCTTTATAATACACAATTCGATAGGCAGTTCCCCACAGCCGTCTCAGCCAGTTGCTCAAGCTCCGCCGCAGCAGCCCAAGCCAGTTCAGGTGCAGATTCCGCAGGTTCTTTCTCAGCCTGTGGTCCTCCAGCAGGAACAGCTGCCTGCGTCGTCCTGCTCCCCGAAACCTCCCCAGGTTTCCTCATCACAGTTACATTATGTGACCCCTGCAGTATGTACCACGGCTGGGGCTGTGTTGAAACAGCAGGTGCCAGGCCTGACTGCTGAACAGCAGCACCATTTACAGCTGGTTAGTGCACAACTACAGACAATGTCATCCATCACCCAGCTTTCACCACAACAGAAGCAACTCCGGGAAAAGCTCAGCCAG GTTCAGCAAAACATCCTACTTCAGGCAaagcaacaacagcagcagcagcagcaacaacaacaactccaGACTCAGCCTCAGGCCAGTCAGTTTAGCAAAGTGCCTGAGAAACCGCCAGCCTCACTGGTGAACCCCTCAACCAGCAGCGGAGGCAGTGGATCTGTCACATCTCTGTTGCAACAGAAGTCTGTCTTCATCAAGTCATCAGGTTCAG gTTCAAATGATGGCCAGGTATTTCTTGGACCTTCTGGGCCAAGTGGAGTCACAGTTAATCAAGGGAAATCCCCTCTAAATCTTCCTCAGTCTGTTCAG GCAAAGCCTGGGGTTATAAGTGCAGTTGGAGGGCTGGCATTAAGTAAACCAGGACTACAGATACAAGTTGTGGGCAGTGGACTTCAACAGATGTCTAACCTTCAGTCTTCAGCTCTGGTTCAAACCCAG ACTTCCGCTTTAAAAAGGCCTTTGAGTATGGAGCCAAGCAAAGAAGCACG gataCTAGAACAGCTAAGGAAATTTCAGGCTTCTGTACTGCATCCAGACTACAGCTCACCTTTCCACTCTTTCGAGGACACACTCTATCGACTCTTACCCTACCACGTGTACCAGGGCATGGCTCCCTCCCCTCAAGACTACTGCAAAG TGGACGATGAGTTTGAAAACGTCTCCAGCCAACTTCTGAAGCGCACACAAGCTATGCTGGATAAATATCGACACCTGCTGTTTGAAGAATCGAGG AGGCTGGGTCCTTCTGCAGAGATGGTCATGATTGATAGGATGTTTATTCAAGAGGAGAAGATTGCCCTGAACCAAGACAGGATACTAGCCAAGGAGAAGCCAG AGGAGTTTGTGGCCAGCTCGTGTTTGGTGAACAGGATTGCAGAGAGTGGTGTGAAGCCTGCAGCAGTGGAACTGAGCTCTGTTAAAACTGGGCCTGCAGCAATGGAATTGAGCTCTGTTAAATCTGCTGTAGCAACAGTCCAAGCAGCCAGCGCCCCTGCTCCGGCCTCTACCTCAGTGACCGCTGCTCCCACCGCTAACCCTGCACCTGTTCCCTTTCCCCCCACCAAACTAGTGATAAAACAAGGAGGAGGTGGAGCTCTGGTATCGTGGTCCACTAGCTGCACTCCCGTGCCCGCGTCAGTGGTACGGCCTTGCGCAAAAGTCACGGGATTGAGCTCTGAGCGCAGTTTTGGCCCCAGCTCTTCCTCGACTCATTCTGCAGACGATGACGATGAGGACGATGATGCACTTCCTCAGCGGACTAGCAAGCCTCCGATAAAGACCTATGAGGCACGTCAGCGCATCGGTTTGAAGTTAAAGATTAAGCAAGAGGCAGGGTTCAGCAAAGTGGTTCATAACACTGCATTAGATCCTGTTCATTTACAGCCACAGCACACTCCACTACCACAAGTCCCTGATCCGCCCCCTAAAACAAGACTTCCTGTAACCCAACCGTCCGTAGTGCAAAGGACTTCACCGTCAACCATAAATTCCTCAGCATCTGTCACTTTCAGTGCAGTGACCACACATGCAGGGACGGGAACTACAACTTCTTCAGCTGTGCAGCCCCCTTCAGTCTCTCTTGGCTGGTCATCGTTGTCCTCGTCCTTATCCTCTTCCACCTCTTCAGCGCAAGTGAATGGCACTCCAGAGCACTATGAGGTGTCTGGGGCCAAACGGGACCCTACCTCCACTTCAGGACCTCAGCCAACCACCTGCCGGCTCCCACTTCGCAAGACATACCGCAAAAACATCAGCCCTCATCACCGACCAGGAGTGCCAGGAGGAGGAGACGTGGGACCTGTTCAGTCAGCAGCACCTGCATCCTCCCCTCCAGTGGAGAGGACGGTTATTGCCAGTGTGAAATTGGAGCAGCAAGGTGTCTGTAAAACCCCTCACACCCACATTGATCCAGGGTCACAGGGCTTGGCATCTGTAGAACATGAATTTTACCATGGAATTAAAAATGCATATCAACAGCAGCAACAAGGCTCTGATaaagaggatgaggaggatggAAATCCTGGGGACCACATGGGGAGGGTCATGGGGCATATGAGCAAAAACTGTGAGTGGGCAGTGGGCACATTTCGGATGGACCAGCATGCACCAGGCCCTCCATCTCTTGGCGAAACATCCTGGGCGAGAGACTCATCACTTCCTGCAAAACGATCCAAATCGGATTCCCCAGACATGGACAATGCCAGCTTCTCGAGCGGTAGCCCTCCACTGGACAACTCGCTAAACGAACATCTACAGTGTGCTATAGATAGCATCCTGAATCTGCAGCAGGGTCCACCGAGCCGCGGAGCAGTGGACAGAGTCTTTGCTGGAAATTTAACCAACCAGCACCAAACGCACCATCGTCAGGGCACAGCATCGTCATCGACATCGTCATACAGACATACGGTtacttcctcttcctctccaTCCTCCTCTTCCATTTCACAACACCCGCAGTTAGGCGGCCGAGGACAGAACGGAAATCTGgtgtcacaaacacacagtagATAA